The Gossypium arboreum isolate Shixiya-1 chromosome 2, ASM2569848v2, whole genome shotgun sequence region ACACTTTTCCAAAAGCGGAAAACTTTTGGCTTGGGTTAAAATCCCAATTTAAAATCAATGTTTGGTTTAAAAAATTGCCTGTTTACCAATTTTTtggaggtaaactattaaaatagtcacttttgtttacttcagattatattttagtcacttatgtttgaaatgttacgttttagttatTTACGTTATCGTATTGTAACATTGTAATTACTAAATCATTAATTGTAGTTAACGGTGTAACGATAAGCTAACGTGACACATTCTTATTTATTAATATCGGTGTTTAAAGTAAAATGaaatcaattttataatttatataccacGTTTGACCTGAAAAAagctaatttatatttttttaaattacttactTACAAAATATAATTAGAGTCAACTTGAATTAAAATCCGATTCACACAAAATTTTCATAATCGGTGTAACTTTCattaataaaaaatcatttaaaattaattataaatttttttcaaattaaatggATTTTTAAATTCGATTTTAGTTCCTTTTTAACTcgaataaaatttaatataaataaaaaatatttaaaatttgatttgacTTATACCTGTAGTACAATAAACCTGTAGTTTCTGTTTTGGGGTGAAAAAAACAGAAAACACCGTGAGACCGGCAGCCTGCATTCACTGAGATCCATAAGCCAAGAAAATGCCTGCCTATCTGCCTCCTTGTCCTCctatattttaaaagtaaaactCAGAATTTGGCACTCtaacttaaaaaagaaaaattgtcaatgattatcaatttttaaaaatattaaattaaatttttaaacattgtAGTTCGCATGttaatttatgtatattttatgatttttttaattttagactttttttgaattatgaaattttataacttttaaattgTTTGTTAAAATAGAATATAAGAAAAATAGTGTCATACTAATACAAAGCATACACGGATTGTTACaccaattaaaaatatatatatattgtatttttTTGTGTGTTTGTTTTATTGTTCATATTCATAGTCCGTTATTGCTCCTTCCAATAATGTCATCTCCAAGATTCAAACTTGTGTTCTCTCATTGAAAATATGATGCAAAGGCAAACACTAAGGGAGATAGCACCCTAAAAATGAAAAGATTTTAATTCAATcactctaaaaataataaaattgcacTTTTCCCTTTCAAATATGAAAAAAGATTCTATTTAGTTTCTCAAAaatatatggtaaaattacattagAATCTCttaaaagttttataatttagttcCGCCCCTTAAAAAAGTCTTTAACTTTACCTCGATATAATATATCTTAGCATTGCACCCAACATTTATTGATaagtatttctattaaaaataatttaactatttttaaaatttaataattaaatttaactgaaaaagaaaaaaattaaaaatatataaatattagagattaaatttaacatttcacatttaaagaaaatagattCTTTTACCCCAACTTAGATTATTTTCCAATGACTAGTTCAATTAAGAACAAagggtaaaaatataaatttaaaagataTAGGAAAGTGGCTGAGTCTTAATAAAATTTTAGACTCATTTGGTAGGTCTAAGTCTAGCCTGAAAAATGAGCataaaattttgtctaaacaagCCTGTTCGTATTAAAaattatatcatttaaaaatatatatatataatacatcaaaaacattaaaaatattaaaataaatatataatactaacaTATGTGTAACTTAATAATTAAATACatctaaaataatagtaaaattaataataaaataagaattatacAATATCTCATTAATAACAACAAAACAGTGAAAAACAACAAGACGACAACATATTTTTTTTTCCGTTTTGCAAGTTTAAGTCGAGTTAGGACTAAAAAAACCTTACCTGAAACTTGACTCGTTTCTTAAACAAGATTTATTTTTtacctaaatttattttttgaacttatattttttttaaatcctCTCACTTTACAATCGAGTCACCCGACTAAAAGGAAAGAGAAGAGAGAAAGCAAAAACAAATTGAGATGGGATTTGCGGGACAATTCAGGTGGGTGGAGTGAAATAGAAGGAAAGGAAAATGAAATCCAAAATTCAGACGTCAATCCCGCCTTCAATTTCTCCCTCACTTCTCCTTCCTTTcttaactaaaaaaataaagctattttagtaataaaaaagaaaaataattaaaagaaaaagctGAAGCTGTTTTTCCCTCTCTTTTAACGACATTCATCACTGCATTTATTGTACCCTCAAAGGTCCCACCATGTGCCTTTTCAATTTTTCCactaattatttatataaatcaTTTTATTATGGTTTAATTCCCCTTAAACTCTTTATACCTTTTTtcatatttgaaatttagtccttaatctcaGTTCAGTCGGTATTATTGTTATTACAGTAATGAGGACGGGGGTTCAGATACACTTAACTGTTTTTACTTTCAATTTAAAGGGTGGGAATGGGTTACGGGCAATGATGTTTAAACCAGATACACTTTCTGTACCTTAATCTCAATTCAGTCAGCATTATTGCTATTACAATAATTAGAAGGACGTGGGTTCAGATGCACTTAactattttttctttcaatttaaaggATGGGAATGGGTTATAGGCAATGATGTTTAAACCAGATACACTCTCTGTACCTTAATCTCAGTTTAGTCGACATTATTGCTATTACAATAATTAGGAGGACGTGGGTTCATATACGCTTAAGtgctttttctttcaatttaaaggATGAGAATGGGTTATGGGCAATAATGTTTAAACCTGGTTAAAAATCAACTGAGATACTAGTTCGAAAAATCATTAAACCAGTTAACTTGAGAATCAATACAGACCAATTAAACTGATAAATCGGTGCACAAAGCACCTCAAAATAGTTTCTATATCATTGAAACAATTCATAAAGTGAGTTTCAAATGAATGGAGAAAAAGGAGATTGGTGAAAAGGATTATGAATGTATGACCACCTTCCTTGTGCTGCTTTTCAAGCATCAAAAGAATCAATTTCTATACCTTTTTCTATCCATAGATTTAAGCAATTATAGGTAGACAAATAAAACCGGTATATGTAAGTGTCGGATATGAATATATGTTTAAtataattaagtttttttttaaattttacatacatttataatgttACATCTCGATATTCATAAACTAGTAAACAAAAGCAAATCTACttaaaatggaaaaattacaaattaatctcttcataaataatgaaattataaatatatataatgataTTAAACTTTGacccattaaaaattataatttaattctaaACCAATGAAAACAACTTTGCTTTGTTATGACTTAAAGTTACAAcctttttcattttctatcataatcaAATACCCTAAACCAACCAAAATAAATCTAATTAAACCCTATTTCTTTTTAAGAATAAACATCCAAAACCTTGGTTTGTTCATAAAAGAATAgatcaaaatttcaaaaaaatcaaattaagtcattttaggttTAATTTTATGGAGTTATGCTtaatattttttgattttttttctctttgtttaACTCAATTTTAGTTTTTTACATAAATTCTTATTAgtgtaggttattttaatattatttaacctATGAATTTAGTCTATAAATATGCCCCTTTCCACTCTGATTAGTGTAGTTTTTACAAGTTTTCAGAGAATTTCGTGCTTACGATTTGAGCATTTTTATTTcgagttttggggtttagttttatcttcatcttttgtactTTTCGTTTTTTCtatttaatgaaattatctttacccgtgatttttcatcattttcaatgGGTTTTTTTTCCACTTGTGTTTAGTCTTTTCAATTTTTTCGTTCTTTAATTTATTCGTTGCTTAACCTGATTTATCctcaacaaatttaaaaaaaaaaaagaagaagataaatttacattttatttcaaatatttttaattttataccaaataaaattatttttattaatttaaatattcaaatcCATCTATATTTGAATATTGCTATATGCCAAACAATGCAAGTTGACTATGAAGATTTCTGCATgcttttgatttgaaattttaacctcaaaataaaaaataagagagTAAAGCCAAGAAATTTCCTACTGACCAATTTGTCTATATATACGTGACAGGAGTatgtctttctttttttttattcaatatatatatatttaaaacagAGGTAAGATTTTGAATATGTTTGAATATTACTAGTTTTGTCTTAAGCTGCAGTATTTTTCAAAGGCCAAATAAGAGATTAACTATAAAATAATGAGGACCAGAGAAAAAGTTGGAGGACTGAGAAGGCACCGACAAATTGTTTTACTTTAAAGGGTTAGTAGTTAATATTTATATACACATGGTAGAGACATACTCGTATCATACGTGGACATATTATGTTTAAAGGGAGTTGTCCAAATAAACATCATTTGATTATCAAACTAATTACGAGTGTTCTTTTTATTCTCGAATGTTGATATACATGCATATATTATGTCTAAAGGGAGTTGTCTAAATGAACATCATTCGACTATTAGACCAATTACGaggatttgttttatttttgaatgttgaTATTAACAGCGAGGGATTTTTTTTTAGtaatgtttttttaaaatttgaactttgaatttgaattttttttatatagtacaATTTATCTTGTCATTGCAACACAAACATTTATTGGTGTtttaattatgtatatttatttggcgattgagtcttaactcgattgataTGACTATTGTTGCCAATACAGGAGGACATGGGTTCAAGTGCGCTGAAGTGGATTATCattctatttataggttgaggaACGAAGAAATCCATCACTTTTGATATAGTTTTAAATATTATGGCAAAACTTAATGTTGTTAAAAAAAAGTATACGAAGAAATCCATCACTTTTGATAATTTTGCGGCAatgtctttttcctttttttatttttgaaacgaCTAATAATTGAATCAATCTCATTTTACGTTTTGATCATGCTCTTTGTGAGACAATATTTAAAACTACCCATAATTCTTTCCAAACCCATAAATAGAAGAATAATGCGTTTCAATACCCTCGAATCCATATTTTTTttagtattaataataataactatGTCAATCGAATTAAAACTTGATGTAtcgataaattttgaaaaaagcaTTTGTTTGCAGCTTTAATGTTGAAATGATAATTTAggtataacaataataaaaagaaaagcaTGATGGACATTGTCAAATATTTAGAATTCCAACCATGCAAGAATTAGAGATACCCAATTTCACCCGTTGGTCATGAAAACTTAAAAGAAAAGGAGACTATTCCACAACCTTTTTACTCATTTCATTTGGAAGGAGTGGAAAACAGCAATCATTAACACAACCACAGCCCCACCCATACTCACATTTCCCCCTTTTTCACCTTTAATCATTTCATATTCCCCAATCCTTCacatacttaattaattaataaccAAGGGCTTAAATACAAAATAACCCTTTAAactacttttttttttacttaaatatttacttcttaaaaataatatttcaactataattttttttaattttacttaatatACAATACTAACCTATAAGAACGTGTCACATGTCACATTCTTATAGGATATCATACACGAATATCACTTTTGATCAAGAAAACTTTAAATACTTAAGTAAAAAATGATATAGATTGAAACCAATTTAATAGTTTAAGTGCCATGTATCACTTATATTATATGGGTTTTGTTCAATTTTTTCGGattaattctgttttctttaattctctgtttgcCATGCTGATTAGATTCTATATTGTAATTAATTAGACATATATTTGTATTTATATTGTACTTGTATCTGTATTGGAAGATAAAAATACCATAAATGTTCCTATAATAAGAACTAGATTGTCTTTTGTCTCATCTACTACAAAGTTGTCAAATTAATCTGTGACAAACTAAATAACTAAAATGGCACGTGGACTTTATGCTGATGTACAATAACAGATTTAcccatttttaataaaaaagataaaatacaACCTCActcttaatataatattttttttagtaGTGAAACACTAAAAAGAATGAAGGGTAAaatattgtaatttttaattataattaagatAAAATTACGAGACTACCCACTTCCATTCCCTTCTTTAATCATTCCTCCGACATCCCAAGACAAAATGCAGTTTGTGGAGtagtcttatttatttatttattatattatatttaaaaaaaaaaaaacactctttcctttcctttccttcctCCTTACCTTCCCGCTCAAACAAACCAAAAAATGAACTCCCATTCCTCGCTTCAATTCCTCTTGTTTCTCTCCCTTTCCtcccttttcctttccctttcctCCTCCACTAACGACACGGATACCCTCACTCTCTTCCGCCGTCAAGCCGACACTCACGGCAACCTCATCTCCAACTGGACCGGCCGCGACGCTTGTTCCTCCGCCTGGCACGGCGTCGTTTGTTCCTCAACCGGTCGTGTCATTTCCCTCTCACTACCTTCCCTTTCCCTTCGTGGTCCCATTACTGCTCTTTCTCTTCTAGACCAACTTCGTATCCTCGACCTTCAAAACAATCGTTTGAACGGCACCGTTTCACCGTTAACTAATTGTTCTAACCTTAAACTAGTTTATCTTTCCGATAATGATTTCTCCGGAGACATCCCACCGGAAATTTCGCGTCTCAAAAGGTTGCTCCGACTTGATTTATCAAACAACAACATACGAGGCAATGTTCCTAAAGAAATCTCTGGTTTGAAACGGCTTATTACTCTCAGGCTTCAAAACAATGCATTAACCGGCGAAATCCCagatttcttttcttcttttaaaaGCTTAAAAGAGCTTAATTTAACCAATAATGAGTTTTTCGGGCGGTTACCTGGAAGTTTACTGAAAAAATTCAGTGAAAAAAGCTTTGTAGGTAACGAAGGTCTTTGTGGATCAAACCCATTTCCGGTTTGTTCTTTTACAGGTTCTCCTCCGTTGGATACGCCGACCCAAACAGTTCCATCGAACCCAAGTTCAATGCCGAGAACACCTATAATTGAACAAGAGAGACCCAAAGCACATAAAGGGTTAACCCCTGGTGCTATAGTTGCAATTGTTGTGGCGAATTGTGTGGTGTTTTTGGTAGTGGTTTCTTTTGCAGTGGCTTATTTCTGTGGGAGAAACAATGGGGAAATTGTTTGGAAGTCCGGGAGTGATGGTGGGAAAAGGAGTAGCTATGGAAGTGAAAAGAAAGTATATGCAAATGGTGGATTACCAGAGCCTGATAGTGATGGAACCAATGCAACAGATAGGAGTAAGCTTGTTTTTTTCGAAAGAAGGAAACAATTTGAATTAGAAGATTTGTTGAGAGCTTCAGCTGAAATGCTTGGGAAAGGAAGTTTAGGAACAGTTTACAAAGCAGTGCTTGATGATGGCTGTACTGTTGCTGTCAAGAGACTTAAAGATGCAAATCCATGTCCAAGGAAAGAATTTGAACAATATATGGATGTAATTGGGAAAATTAAGCATCCCAATGTTGTGAAATTGAGAGCTTATTATTATGCTAAAGAAGAAAAGCTTCTTGTTTATGATTATCTCCCTAACGGTAGCTTGCATTCACTTCTTCATGGTAATGTCATTAAACTCATCATTTAAATGCATTGAGGGTTTTGATGGGAGTTTAATTGTTTACCCTTCTTTGTGTTTGAAAAACAGGGAACAGAGGACCGGGGAGGATTCCATTGGATTGGACTACAAGGATCAGTTTGGTTTTAGGTGCAGCTCGTGGATTAGCAAAGATTCATGAAGAGTATAATACACCTAAAATCCCACATGGAAATGTGAAATCTTCTAATGTGTTGCTTGATAAAAATGGGGTTGCTTTAATTTCTGATTTTGGGTTGTCTTTACTTTTAAATCCTGTTCATGCTATAGCTAGATTAGGTGGATATAGAGCTCCTGAACAAGCTGAAGTGAAAAGACTGTCTCAAATGGCTGATGTTTATAGCTTTGGGGTTTTATTGTTAGAAGTGCTTACAGGGAGAGCTCCATCGCAGTATCCTTCACCGACTCGGCCTCGAATCGAAGACGAAGAACCGGCAGTTGATCTTCCGAAGTGGGTTCGATCCGTTGTTAAAGAAGAATGGACAGCCGAAGTGTTTGATCAAGAGCTTTTGAGGTACAAAAACATCGAGGAGGAACTCGTTTCCATGCTTCATGTGGGGTTAGCATGTGTGGTTCCCCAGCCTGAAAAACGGCCCACGATGACCGAAGTGGCTAAAATGATCGAGGATATCAGGGTGGAACAATCACCTTTAGGGGAAGATTACGACGAATCGCGCAATTCGATCTCGCCTTCCATTGCTACCACTGAAGATGGAATTGCTGGTTACTGATCTTTTCATTGCCATTTTGCTAATGGTAAATTAATTTCCATCCTTTTATATATGCATGATCTCTTTACTGCAAATTCatcactcttttctttttctggttCTTTCTTAGATCCTATTTGGTTGGTTTGTGCTTCTTTGTAATATTTTTTAAGTCTTTGTGTCTGGTTGTTGTTGCTGGTTAGACATGATCGTCGATGCATTGTAATGTAATTTTTGACAATTTGAACTAGTTTATCAATTATATATATCCAATGTCTAAACCCAAAGCTTATTCCAATTGATTCATGCAATCACCTATTTACCGATACGATCTTATTCGTATATAAGAAGTATTGCAAACAAAATAATATAACAAGTATtgcaaaattgataattaaatttattttgattattaaatCTGGATTCTATTAAAAATTGATAATATGATATTTTGAGATTATGTCACGTCATCATTTGAAAAATTATGCCACCCGGGGAAAAAATGCCTTATTCGAGGCTCGGCCCAATTTCTAAACACTTTATTTTTTTGTCTAACCTATTTTTTGGgcttatatttttactcaaactcTCTCATTTTTTGAGTGGTCCAGCCTATAGACAGGTCTGATGGAGGATGAGATTAATTGCTTTTGGATTTAAAAACAGTGGTAATAATGAGATTAAAATAAAAGATAGGTTAAAGTATAAGTTTAATCacttatgaaatatttaaatcacGTTTTAATCATCAAATTTTATAAATCACTACAATAAATATTCTCTATAACAGTCTCATTTATCTGTTAAGATTTTGTCTGTTATAAAGGGATGGTTGTTATAAACATATAACAACTTGCTGTTATAGAAAAATAATTGTTGTAAACTATCGAATAAAGAAAACGGGAATCGAATCAACAAAATTCAAAGACTTATAGTAGGTACGTATGTTATTGCTTTTATGCACCTTTTACTTCATATTCATTTCACGTGATTAGTTATGAAGTTGTTAATCTAACAAGTTTAATTGATTGGTATgagttatcaaattaaattaaataatttatcatgagttattaaattcaaataattactttagaaatttatgatgtttggaattaatggtagaatatttaatattttaatttcattcatTGAAGattttttcatttaataaaataatggtTAATAGATTTTTCatgtgaaaatttaaaaatttattgaaataatattttaattaagatcATTTTATTACGGCCCCTTATCAATATTTTTGGCTTTGCCATTGCTATAGTTTGTTGTTATAAATCAAAAGTTGtaataaaacatagaaaataaattgTACTAAAAATTTGATTATTATAACGAAATGTTGTTATACCAAGTGACCGTTATAAAGAGAGATTGATCTTTCATGTAATATAATTTTGATATCTCTATGAAATTTCAATAACGGGTAATCATATTAGATGGTAACTAAATCTGAAATCAAGCTAGAACACACCTTTAAATGAGGGAAAAAGTTCTATCAAATTTACTTTTTTCATTCATAAGACTCATATCTGGAACTTTACTCGAGAGCAAGGACAAATACAAAGGAGTAGATAGGGACCTTGAccctaaaaaaaagaaagaaaattgtaGTTTTAATCCCTTacaaatgatcaaattataaattaatgtgagataaaattacactttaaccctcgaaaaataaaaaatttatttaatcccttaaaaataataaattaatacataataaaatctatattttgaaatcttaaaattttataattcaattttactaAGATGTGagtgatatatttatatatttgtattCCATTcatatactttttaaaattagAAGTGCTCATGGGTTGAGTTCAAGTCGGGTCTAAATGTGatattaatatactttatatTTACTCAAGCCTAACTCGACCTAGAATATGGgtctaaaattttattcaaacccACCCATATTTGTAAAAGACTAACCAAACTCATTTTAGGCTTGtccatttttataatatttataatattttattttattttaatatttaataattttatacatttttatagtcatcttaaattattttaatgtttatattaatgTAGTATTATGTATTTAGTATATGTTTCATTTTTTAATGtattctaaattacataatatatgtaaaaataatataatataaagtattatagaTTTTAAAACGGGCTAGACTTAAACCTTAAATATTCAAGCCCAAAACCGATCCATATTTTAAATGGACTTATTTTTTACCCAAACTCAATTTTTGAGCATAATACTTTTGTCCAAATCCTCTCAAATTTCAAACGAAAATCTCAATATAAACAAGTAGTTGAGCTCATGAAATTAATATTTCTGACGcttaaatttgatttgattttggacTTGTTTGGGGTAAAAGACAAAAGGAGCCCATTTCGAGGTTGGAATTAACACAAGAAAACGTGGCCAACCAAACACGTCCCAACACCGCACAGCACCGTTACTAAAAAGTAAAAGAACATGACAGCCCATTTTTTGGTACTTCAGTTTCTAAGTTTCTGTTAACTCCCACTTACGTTTCCCTTTTGCCTGTTCCAAAACGCAAATATCACTCTAGCCTACTCGCCCCCAACGCACGTGCACCTACCCCCCATAGCCTATTATTTTTAAATCAAAACTcactcaatttttaattttaattattattaattttgttctggttaaaatataccataagttgttatatttttaaaaatttacaatttagtcattttattttattttaaaaaattagtcgTTTATTTTTTTAACTGTTGTTATTGTTTTTTATGGCATAATATCAAAAATAACCCCTAACGTTTGGTTGTTTGATCACTTTGACCTTTTATGTTTTTTTGTCAAATTAACCGCTAACGTGGCAGTCCAAATGTAATAAAATATTGACTTAGCACTATTTTGTCTTATATGCCATATCaacaaaagattttaaaattattaaaattgttttaGTTACATGGTTACtgaaatgattttttattttaaaatatcacaccAACAAATATAATAATAAGAACGTTTTGAAAATGTTAATGATTAGatctgaattttgaaatctaaaaatagaatgattaaattctgaaaataaaaacataaagacTAATTCTTgacttttcaaaaaataaaaacttataacatattttaaccgtTGTGTCTTTTAATTtagttaatataattattttaattaaaatatagatattaatttttcataaaactctTTTTACATAAAAAAAATCAGTCAATTTTTTTATATCCACGATCATTAATTTGACTAGAATAGTCAACACCAACTAGTTAGATTAATTGATAATTAATTATGCACATTtactgtaacactccttacccgagactgttgtcagaatcgagcacgaggcattactaaacttaatctatcacttaaatagttttaaattgtttatttaagcatttcgaatgtgctgccattctgcgtcagagtcgcctaaaaattcatatcttgagttcaaactcaaattaagatccgtaaatttttcctaaaactagactcatatatatatctactaatttttttcatagatttttgaattggccaattagtacagtttattagttaaagtttcccctatttcaaaactcgactgcactaacctcttgttactacaaaccatgtttcttcctgtacaaaattcatatcactaagccatttgtttctcttaaaactagactcaacaaggattataaccatataaagtataccttctaattagttttttacaatttatggtgaatttccaaagttgaaacaggggttccagaaatcgctctgaccctgtttcactaaaactcagatatattatgaaatataatacctttacctatttttcttattccataagaaaatagacataataagatttaatttcatatattattcatctttaaactatgtttctacaattttagtgatttttcaaagttacatcatttttGTTACTTGAatttgtttttaggttactttcacatttttcataattttcatgtgataatcaccattcaatcatacatattaataaacatgcatatcatcggccatttttattagctaatcactagtaagtatttacacatcattcattgttcatattaaaccaaaagtagctaagtttctatacatgccatacacaaaacaaaacatctaattataccgagttatttctttgatagtgtgatcggcctccgacgtttccttcgatccccgagtggctagataagtactataagaagaagaaaataaagagattaagactaggcttagtaagcttacaagcaaataaatcacaacattcaacataatggataattatgcataatatcatctaacatcataaatttctttacttttcaatttctatcttctttttattcccttaccttctttct contains the following coding sequences:
- the LOC108461216 gene encoding leucine-rich repeat receptor-like protein kinase PXC1, producing MNSHSSLQFLLFLSLSSLFLSLSSSTNDTDTLTLFRRQADTHGNLISNWTGRDACSSAWHGVVCSSTGRVISLSLPSLSLRGPITALSLLDQLRILDLQNNRLNGTVSPLTNCSNLKLVYLSDNDFSGDIPPEISRLKRLLRLDLSNNNIRGNVPKEISGLKRLITLRLQNNALTGEIPDFFSSFKSLKELNLTNNEFFGRLPGSLLKKFSEKSFVGNEGLCGSNPFPVCSFTGSPPLDTPTQTVPSNPSSMPRTPIIEQERPKAHKGLTPGAIVAIVVANCVVFLVVVSFAVAYFCGRNNGEIVWKSGSDGGKRSSYGSEKKVYANGGLPEPDSDGTNATDRSKLVFFERRKQFELEDLLRASAEMLGKGSLGTVYKAVLDDGCTVAVKRLKDANPCPRKEFEQYMDVIGKIKHPNVVKLRAYYYAKEEKLLVYDYLPNGSLHSLLHGNRGPGRIPLDWTTRISLVLGAARGLAKIHEEYNTPKIPHGNVKSSNVLLDKNGVALISDFGLSLLLNPVHAIARLGGYRAPEQAEVKRLSQMADVYSFGVLLLEVLTGRAPSQYPSPTRPRIEDEEPAVDLPKWVRSVVKEEWTAEVFDQELLRYKNIEEELVSMLHVGLACVVPQPEKRPTMTEVAKMIEDIRVEQSPLGEDYDESRNSISPSIATTEDGIAGY